A genomic segment from Treponema sp. Marseille-Q3903 encodes:
- a CDS encoding undecaprenyl-diphosphate phosphatase → MSVIQGILLGILQGVAEFLPISSSGHLDVAKNLFGLGDVPILFDVLLHLATLAAVCLYFRRKIWELLKTLARWIAQKQADENEKQNRRMIIAIIISTAVTGVIGIATSKLIPNLSVKYVCAGFVITAILLIFSAMIEKRNESKIKPAGNPKSPVSAIQALFIGFMQGVGTLPGISRSGSTIAGALFAGVDRKVAGEYSFIISIPAILGAFILEVKDLEKVSQTIGAAPIVAGCVAAFAAGYISLTLLMKIIQKGKLQWFAAYLIPAGIIGMIFLR, encoded by the coding sequence ATGAGCGTGATTCAGGGAATTTTACTTGGGATTTTACAGGGAGTCGCAGAATTTCTTCCTATTTCTTCTTCGGGGCATCTTGATGTGGCAAAAAATCTGTTTGGACTTGGAGATGTTCCTATCCTTTTTGATGTCTTGCTTCATCTTGCAACACTCGCTGCCGTATGTCTTTATTTCAGGCGTAAAATTTGGGAACTTCTAAAAACACTCGCAAGATGGATTGCTCAAAAGCAGGCAGATGAAAATGAAAAACAAAACAGGCGCATGATAATTGCGATTATCATTTCTACTGCAGTAACCGGAGTTATTGGAATTGCAACAAGCAAACTTATCCCAAATCTTTCTGTAAAATATGTCTGTGCAGGATTTGTCATTACAGCTATTTTGCTGATTTTTTCTGCGATGATAGAAAAACGCAATGAAAGCAAAATAAAGCCGGCAGGAAACCCAAAAAGCCCTGTTTCGGCAATTCAAGCGCTTTTTATAGGTTTTATGCAGGGCGTTGGAACTTTGCCTGGAATAAGCCGTTCTGGTTCTACAATCGCCGGAGCTCTTTTTGCCGGTGTAGACAGAAAAGTCGCAGGGGAATATTCGTTCATAATTTCAATTCCTGCAATTCTCGGTGCGTTTATTCTTGAAGTAAAAGATTTAGAAAAAGTATCACAGACAATCGGTGCCGCTCCTATCGTTGCCGGCTGTGTAGCCGCTTTTGCCGCAGGTTACATTTCATTGACACTTTTGATGAAGATTATTCAAAAAGGAAAATTGCAGTGGTTTGCTGCATATCTGATTCCTGCCGGAATAATCGGAATGATATTTTTAAGATAA
- the lgt gene encoding prolipoprotein diacylglyceryl transferase codes for MFLYLNYPSWIHQQIFPGIKFLGLLRWYGLMYAFAFLTAYFVLKTVAKEGALNTQRYKITEDDLFSFIFTGIIFLLIGARIFSTLIYDTSGLYWKKPWLIFWPFDANHRFTGLAGMSYHGGFVGGLVGMIVWCKKRKQPMLKWIDAMVCAIPLGYTFGRIGNFLNGELYGRITTMPWGIVFPNAERFSSTQTWVSQFAKTIGMSLPESGLVNLPRHPSQLYEAFFEGIVLWLIIRLCRKHKKFDGMLGAIYAGGYGFFRFFIEYFREPDADIGYRIAKDSAAPLYTNTSVLNFSTGQILCFLMIVFSVFYGLIAYKLSKRKQKENE; via the coding sequence ATGTTTCTTTATTTAAATTACCCTTCATGGATTCACCAGCAGATTTTTCCCGGAATTAAATTTTTGGGACTTTTGCGTTGGTATGGGTTGATGTATGCATTTGCTTTTTTGACTGCATATTTTGTTTTAAAAACGGTGGCAAAAGAAGGTGCGTTAAACACACAAAGATATAAAATAACGGAAGACGATTTATTCAGTTTTATCTTCACCGGAATAATTTTTCTTTTAATAGGTGCTCGTATTTTTTCTACTTTGATTTACGACACGAGCGGACTTTACTGGAAAAAGCCGTGGCTGATTTTCTGGCCGTTTGACGCAAATCATCGTTTTACAGGGCTCGCAGGAATGTCGTATCACGGCGGATTCGTCGGTGGGCTTGTGGGAATGATTGTCTGGTGCAAAAAACGAAAGCAGCCAATGCTAAAGTGGATTGACGCAATGGTCTGTGCAATTCCACTTGGATATACATTCGGTAGAATAGGAAACTTTTTGAACGGTGAACTGTATGGTAGAATCACAACAATGCCGTGGGGAATAGTGTTCCCAAACGCTGAACGTTTTTCTTCAACGCAGACTTGGGTTTCTCAATTTGCAAAAACGATTGGAATGTCGCTGCCTGAATCTGGGCTTGTAAATCTTCCACGTCACCCAAGTCAGCTTTATGAAGCGTTTTTTGAAGGAATAGTATTGTGGCTGATAATCCGGCTGTGCAGAAAACACAAAAAATTTGACGGGATGTTAGGCGCAATCTACGCCGGCGGATACGGTTTTTTCCGTTTTTTCATCGAATATTTCCGTGAACCGGACGCAGATATCGGATACAGAATTGCAAAAGATTCAGCTGCTCCACTTTACACAAACACATCTGTGTTAAACTTTTCGACAGGGCAAATACTATGCTTTTTGATGATTGTATTTTCTGTCTTTTACGGTTTAATCGCATATAAACTCTCAAAACGAAAACAAAAGGAAAACGAATAA
- a CDS encoding P-loop NTPase translates to MSQIIPIASGKGGVGKSLLAANLAIALGQQGKRVVLADLDLGASNLHLVIGQHPGKASLGSWFTEKSEFKDIIQPTDYQNVSFIAGDSQIPDLTSLKHVQKVKLIRNLKNIDTDYIILDLGAGTHQFILDMFLLSPQGILVSAPAVTATLNGYLFLKNAVFRLLYTTFKRGTPGRSYLDQFKQNTEQMQKLYIPQLIQGLGVTDPQTTQLFINRMQQFRPRLVMNMIENPQEADRAQRIKSSCNQYLGLEIEYLGLMYRDMLQDKALASQLPVVVYKPQSVLGQAIYRIADKIISSKPHSFDSDFSPDSFSNDNFSGVEEDANDDFNFRLSGIDDLVSGGSLTISELAEMIKTQQYELTQLRKENNLLKSKLIKAAEQGFKI, encoded by the coding sequence ATGTCGCAGATTATACCAATTGCCAGCGGAAAAGGTGGAGTAGGAAAAAGCCTTCTTGCCGCAAATTTAGCAATCGCACTTGGACAGCAGGGAAAACGGGTTGTACTCGCAGACCTCGATTTAGGTGCTTCAAATCTTCATCTCGTAATAGGTCAGCATCCCGGAAAAGCGAGTTTGGGTTCATGGTTTACTGAAAAAAGCGAATTCAAAGATATCATCCAGCCGACTGATTACCAGAACGTCAGTTTTATTGCCGGCGATAGCCAGATTCCTGATTTAACTTCTCTGAAGCATGTCCAAAAAGTAAAATTGATCAGAAACCTCAAAAATATCGATACTGATTATATTATTCTAGATCTTGGAGCAGGAACTCATCAGTTTATTTTGGATATGTTCCTTCTCTCTCCGCAGGGAATCCTTGTTTCGGCTCCTGCTGTCACAGCAACTCTAAACGGATATCTGTTTTTAAAAAACGCCGTTTTCCGCCTTTTGTACACAACTTTTAAACGCGGAACTCCAGGTCGCTCATACCTCGATCAGTTCAAGCAGAATACAGAGCAGATGCAAAAACTCTATATCCCTCAACTCATTCAAGGGCTTGGTGTGACAGACCCTCAGACAACACAGTTGTTTATAAACAGAATGCAGCAGTTCCGTCCTCGTCTTGTCATGAACATGATTGAAAATCCTCAGGAAGCAGACAGAGCACAGAGAATAAAATCGTCATGCAATCAATATCTTGGACTTGAGATTGAATACCTAGGACTTATGTACCGTGATATGCTTCAGGACAAAGCTCTTGCATCACAGCTTCCTGTCGTCGTTTACAAGCCTCAATCCGTTCTCGGGCAGGCGATTTATCGCATAGCAGACAAGATTATATCTTCAAAGCCTCACTCATTTGATTCCGATTTCAGTCCGGATAGTTTTTCAAATGATAACTTTAGCGGTGTCGAAGAAGATGCAAACGACGATTTTAATTTCCGTCTTTCAGGAATTGATGATCTTGTTTCAGGCGGCTCTCTCACAATAAGTGAACTTGCAGAGATGATAAAGACACAGCAATACGAACTGACACAGTTGCGCAAAGAAAACAATCTCCTAAAATCAAAGCTTATAAAAGCCGCAGAGCAGGGATTTAAGATTTAA
- a CDS encoding S41 family peptidase, which translates to MKKIIKTIYFAILLLASQCFAESSIGNDTKVSSFQYVKKLNSVFDFVLQNYVEELDPKILYEGALKGMMDSIGDPYTVYLDMNTMRELNDTTTGAFGGVGLSISKASESTAEKPAYVEVASPIEDTPGAKAGIQSGDLITAVDGLPTGPMTMNDVLLHLRGEVGTPVTVSILRGSNIKFDVTLIRALIEVPTVKYGMIEGSKTGYVRLIQFTPETASRLQVAIDFFKSSDYKGLIVDLRDNPGGLITSAVDVANKFISQGPIVSTKSRLLFENHQFTSSKDTTTVNTDIPIVVLINKGSASASEIVSGALKDYHIAYLVGERTYGKGSVQQVIPLSNTDGIKLTMARYYTPSDVNIDKIGIPPDLEVLNMPVLSKLQEEKYVELMKSNEISKIVDSNKDMKESDIAAAAKKLSAAYPLDERLLRRLIRIQVQKNHPAPLYDMDWDLQLKQAISIINDGKFKRLVSNTKTLKQLQEEVASAK; encoded by the coding sequence ATGAAAAAAATCATTAAGACAATTTATTTTGCAATACTTCTTCTTGCATCACAATGCTTTGCAGAATCTTCAATCGGGAATGATACAAAAGTTTCCAGTTTCCAATATGTAAAAAAACTCAATTCCGTTTTTGATTTCGTTCTTCAAAATTATGTCGAAGAACTCGACCCTAAAATCCTTTATGAAGGTGCATTAAAAGGAATGATGGATTCAATAGGAGATCCATATACAGTTTATCTTGATATGAATACGATGCGCGAGTTGAATGATACTACTACAGGTGCGTTTGGAGGCGTCGGTCTTTCAATCTCAAAAGCATCAGAATCGACTGCAGAAAAACCTGCTTATGTTGAAGTTGCTTCTCCAATCGAAGATACTCCCGGTGCAAAAGCCGGAATTCAATCAGGGGATTTGATAACTGCCGTAGATGGTCTTCCAACTGGACCAATGACTATGAACGACGTTCTTCTGCATCTCAGAGGAGAAGTCGGTACTCCTGTGACTGTATCTATCCTACGCGGTTCGAATATAAAGTTTGATGTAACTTTGATTCGTGCGTTGATTGAAGTCCCGACTGTAAAATACGGAATGATTGAAGGATCAAAAACAGGTTATGTACGGTTGATTCAGTTTACGCCGGAGACTGCTTCGCGCCTTCAAGTTGCGATAGATTTTTTTAAATCTTCCGATTACAAAGGGCTTATCGTAGATTTGCGCGATAATCCGGGCGGACTTATCACAAGCGCCGTAGACGTGGCGAACAAGTTTATAAGTCAAGGACCTATAGTTTCTACAAAAAGCCGCCTTCTTTTTGAAAATCATCAGTTCACATCTTCAAAAGATACAACAACGGTAAATACTGATATTCCGATTGTAGTTCTTATAAATAAAGGTTCTGCGAGCGCTTCCGAAATTGTCTCAGGGGCACTAAAAGATTATCACATCGCTTATCTTGTCGGTGAAAGAACTTACGGAAAAGGTTCCGTTCAGCAAGTAATTCCTCTCAGCAATACAGATGGAATAAAACTGACGATGGCTCGGTATTACACTCCAAGCGATGTAAATATCGACAAAATCGGGATTCCACCTGATCTTGAAGTTTTGAATATGCCGGTTTTGTCAAAACTGCAGGAAGAAAAATACGTTGAGCTTATGAAATCAAATGAAATTTCAAAAATTGTAGACAGCAATAAAGATATGAAAGAATCTGATATTGCAGCAGCGGCAAAAAAACTCTCAGCCGCTTATCCGCTCGATGAACGGCTTTTGCGCAGGCTCATAAGAATTCAAGTTCAGAAAAATCATCCAGCTCCGCTTTATGATATGGACTGGGATTTACA